One segment of Vespa velutina chromosome 17, iVesVel2.1, whole genome shotgun sequence DNA contains the following:
- the LOC124955192 gene encoding homeobox protein unplugged-like isoform X2, with translation MDVDSNIEETELDVGSASDELETSIAESKIARRPTPKPFTIESLIGSCTGARGNCTGDIGMSKNEKTNGNEEGSEREREYLYQRHYLATAAAATALPSGFGVPLSLYGAWLPMRMYGGGGGGGGGGSASGVPMLPPHSSVSYPSHQDLHQNRLAHHLGAGTNHLQGAAYPNNNTFHRSINQRGSTSFTDSDDEGSIDSPPSPVHDLSKSRLGSENGRASAESEDEGGGTSGTGEGLDTTDGSVNGTRSNGSPNGQGHESARGNSSSNSSSGNKARRRRTAFTSEQLLELEREFHAKKYLSLTERSHIAHALKLSEVQVKIWFQNRRAKWKRVKAGLNGSGGIGSNASSMSNSGAAGGRHGGSTGQHTGNGTRIVVPIPVHVSRLAVRSHHHHLEKCARPARIRTTTTTTTTTTATSTAGAGGATVNEVCATSSSSILVSDAMGLVSSSMNLPSQLQSSPLAVGVGIGVGVGLRAFSVPAHRDGLNSAGR, from the exons ATGGACGTGGATTCGAATATCGAAGAAACGGAGTTGGACGTTGGTTCAGCGAGCGACGAATTGGAAACGTCGATCGCCGAATCTAAGATCGCTCGACGTCCAACGCCAAAGCCATTTACCATCGAGAGTCTCATAGGAAGTTGCACGGGTGCAAGAGGGAATTGTACCGGTGACATCGGTATGTCGAAGAACGAAAAGACCAATGGAAATGAAGAAGGTagtgaaagggagagagaatatctTTATCAACGACATTATCTTGCGACGGCTGCGGCTGCTACTGCTTTGCCATCAG GTTTTGGTGTACCGTTGAGTTTGTACGGGGCTTGGCTACCTATGCGAATGtatggcggcggcggcggcggcggcggcggcggcagtgCTTCCGGCGTCCCAATGTTACCGCCACATTCCTCGGTCAGTTATCCTTCTCATCAGGATTTGCACCAGAATCGATTAGCTCACCATTTGGGAGCTGGTACGAATCATCTTCAGGGTGCGGCTTATCCCAACAACAATACCTTCCATCGGTCTATAAATCAGCGTGGATCTACCAGTTTCACGGACAGCGACGACGAAGGTAGCATCGACTCACCGCCCTCTCCTGTTCACGATCTCTCCAAATCGAGACTAG gATCAGAAAATGGACGAGCCTCTGCCGAGAGCGAAGACGAAGGCGGAGGAACGAGCGGTACTGGCGAGGGACTCGATACTACCGACGGCTCCGTCAACGGTACCAGAAGCAACGGTTCTCCCAATGGACAAGGTCACGAAAGTGCCCGTGGAAATTCCTCGTCTAATTCGTCGTCCGGAAACAAAGCTCGTCGTAGACGAACTGCCTTCACGTCGGAACAACTTCTCGAGCTTGAACGGGAGTTCCACGCTAAGAAGTATCTCAGTTTAACGGAGAGATCGCACATAGCGCATGCCCTTAAGCTTTCCGAGGTCCAGGTCAAGATCTGGTTTCAAAATCGTCGAGCAAAGTGGAAGAGAGTCAAAGCTGGGCTCAATGGCAGCGGAGGAATCGGCTCGAACGCTTCGTCGATGTCAAACTCGGGCGCAGCCGGTGGCCGTCACGGTGGAAGTACCGGACAACATACCGGAAACGGTACGAGAATCGTCGTACCAATACCGGTTCACGTGAGTCGATTGGCCGTGAGAtcgcatcatcatcatttggAGAAATGTGCAAGACCAGCGCGCATAAGAacgactacgacaacgacgacgacgacgactgcAACGTCTACGGCAGGAGCAGGGGGGGCGACTGTGAACGAAGTTTGTGCGACTTCGTCCTCCTCGATTCTCGTTTCCGACGCTATGGGTTTGGTGAGCTCCTCGATGAACTTACCCAGTCAATTGCAAAGTTCACCTTTGGCCGTAGGCGTTGGAATCGGCGTAGGCGTCGGATTAAGGGCCTTCAGCGTGCCAGCTCATCGGGATGGACTCAATTCGGCTGGAAGGTAG
- the LOC124955192 gene encoding homeobox protein unplugged-like isoform X1, with the protein MDVDSNIEETELDVGSASDELETSIAESKIARRPTPKPFTIESLIGSCTGARGNCTGDIGMSKNEKTNGNEEGSEREREYLYQRHYLATAAAATALPSGWSRVSNILKALNKDCKAKESLILGFGVPLSLYGAWLPMRMYGGGGGGGGGGSASGVPMLPPHSSVSYPSHQDLHQNRLAHHLGAGTNHLQGAAYPNNNTFHRSINQRGSTSFTDSDDEGSIDSPPSPVHDLSKSRLGSENGRASAESEDEGGGTSGTGEGLDTTDGSVNGTRSNGSPNGQGHESARGNSSSNSSSGNKARRRRTAFTSEQLLELEREFHAKKYLSLTERSHIAHALKLSEVQVKIWFQNRRAKWKRVKAGLNGSGGIGSNASSMSNSGAAGGRHGGSTGQHTGNGTRIVVPIPVHVSRLAVRSHHHHLEKCARPARIRTTTTTTTTTTATSTAGAGGATVNEVCATSSSSILVSDAMGLVSSSMNLPSQLQSSPLAVGVGIGVGVGLRAFSVPAHRDGLNSAGR; encoded by the exons ATGGACGTGGATTCGAATATCGAAGAAACGGAGTTGGACGTTGGTTCAGCGAGCGACGAATTGGAAACGTCGATCGCCGAATCTAAGATCGCTCGACGTCCAACGCCAAAGCCATTTACCATCGAGAGTCTCATAGGAAGTTGCACGGGTGCAAGAGGGAATTGTACCGGTGACATCGGTATGTCGAAGAACGAAAAGACCAATGGAAATGAAGAAGGTagtgaaagggagagagaatatctTTATCAACGACATTATCTTGCGACGGCTGCGGCTGCTACTGCTTTGCCATCAGGTTGGTCTCGAGTTTCAAACATTTTAAAAGCATTAAATAAGGATTGCAAAGCAAAGGAATCGTTGATTTTAGGTTTTGGTGTACCGTTGAGTTTGTACGGGGCTTGGCTACCTATGCGAATGtatggcggcggcggcggcggcggcggcggcggcagtgCTTCCGGCGTCCCAATGTTACCGCCACATTCCTCGGTCAGTTATCCTTCTCATCAGGATTTGCACCAGAATCGATTAGCTCACCATTTGGGAGCTGGTACGAATCATCTTCAGGGTGCGGCTTATCCCAACAACAATACCTTCCATCGGTCTATAAATCAGCGTGGATCTACCAGTTTCACGGACAGCGACGACGAAGGTAGCATCGACTCACCGCCCTCTCCTGTTCACGATCTCTCCAAATCGAGACTAG gATCAGAAAATGGACGAGCCTCTGCCGAGAGCGAAGACGAAGGCGGAGGAACGAGCGGTACTGGCGAGGGACTCGATACTACCGACGGCTCCGTCAACGGTACCAGAAGCAACGGTTCTCCCAATGGACAAGGTCACGAAAGTGCCCGTGGAAATTCCTCGTCTAATTCGTCGTCCGGAAACAAAGCTCGTCGTAGACGAACTGCCTTCACGTCGGAACAACTTCTCGAGCTTGAACGGGAGTTCCACGCTAAGAAGTATCTCAGTTTAACGGAGAGATCGCACATAGCGCATGCCCTTAAGCTTTCCGAGGTCCAGGTCAAGATCTGGTTTCAAAATCGTCGAGCAAAGTGGAAGAGAGTCAAAGCTGGGCTCAATGGCAGCGGAGGAATCGGCTCGAACGCTTCGTCGATGTCAAACTCGGGCGCAGCCGGTGGCCGTCACGGTGGAAGTACCGGACAACATACCGGAAACGGTACGAGAATCGTCGTACCAATACCGGTTCACGTGAGTCGATTGGCCGTGAGAtcgcatcatcatcatttggAGAAATGTGCAAGACCAGCGCGCATAAGAacgactacgacaacgacgacgacgacgactgcAACGTCTACGGCAGGAGCAGGGGGGGCGACTGTGAACGAAGTTTGTGCGACTTCGTCCTCCTCGATTCTCGTTTCCGACGCTATGGGTTTGGTGAGCTCCTCGATGAACTTACCCAGTCAATTGCAAAGTTCACCTTTGGCCGTAGGCGTTGGAATCGGCGTAGGCGTCGGATTAAGGGCCTTCAGCGTGCCAGCTCATCGGGATGGACTCAATTCGGCTGGAAGGTAG
- the LOC124955205 gene encoding dynactin subunit 6 isoform X2 produces MTSNISSSVVGRRSNLKIASGAVICDESILKGDITIGTGTVVHPRASILAEAGPIIIGEGNIIEEMATIANRSPPDAPESTIIPVQIIGNYNVFEVDCICEAHKVGDNNILETKAHISSDVELTNGCVIGTACSLVEQETVPENTVIYGSRCQRREMNDKPFPQVGQLDYLMRILPNYHHLRKPNVKSMKVEPTV; encoded by the exons ATGACGTCTAACATAAGCTCGTCTGTCGTCGGTCGACGTTCCAa TTTGAAGATAGCTAGTGGAGCGGTAATATGCGACGAAAGTATCTTGAAAGGAGATATCACGATCGGTACAGGAACCGTAGTACATCCTAGGGCAAGCATTTTGGCTGAAGCTGGCCCAATAATTATCGGAGaaggaaatattatagaaGAGATGGCAACAATAGCAAACAG ATCACCACCAGATGCTCCGGAATCCACAATAATACCTGTACAAATAATTGGTAACTATAATGTTTTCGAGGTAGATTGTATCTGCGAAGCGCATAAAGTTGGGgataacaatattttagaaaCTAAAG cACACATTTCTAGTGACGTAGAACTAACTAACGGATGTGTAATAGGAACAGCTTGTTCCTTAGTAGAACAGGAAACTGTTCCAGAAAATACTGTAATATATGGCAGCAGATGCCAACGGAGAGAAATGAATGACAAACCATTC CCACAGGTAGGACAACTCGACTATCTAATGAGGATATTACCaaattatcatcatttaaGGAAGCCTAATGTGAAATCAATGAAAGTAGAACCGACGGTATAA
- the LOC124955205 gene encoding dynactin subunit 6 isoform X1 — protein sequence MPSTIRECASVLSMTSNISSSVVGRRSNLKIASGAVICDESILKGDITIGTGTVVHPRASILAEAGPIIIGEGNIIEEMATIANRSPPDAPESTIIPVQIIGNYNVFEVDCICEAHKVGDNNILETKAHISSDVELTNGCVIGTACSLVEQETVPENTVIYGSRCQRREMNDKPFPQVGQLDYLMRILPNYHHLRKPNVKSMKVEPTV from the exons AGTGCGCTTCTGTCCTAAGCATGACGTCTAACATAAGCTCGTCTGTCGTCGGTCGACGTTCCAa TTTGAAGATAGCTAGTGGAGCGGTAATATGCGACGAAAGTATCTTGAAAGGAGATATCACGATCGGTACAGGAACCGTAGTACATCCTAGGGCAAGCATTTTGGCTGAAGCTGGCCCAATAATTATCGGAGaaggaaatattatagaaGAGATGGCAACAATAGCAAACAG ATCACCACCAGATGCTCCGGAATCCACAATAATACCTGTACAAATAATTGGTAACTATAATGTTTTCGAGGTAGATTGTATCTGCGAAGCGCATAAAGTTGGGgataacaatattttagaaaCTAAAG cACACATTTCTAGTGACGTAGAACTAACTAACGGATGTGTAATAGGAACAGCTTGTTCCTTAGTAGAACAGGAAACTGTTCCAGAAAATACTGTAATATATGGCAGCAGATGCCAACGGAGAGAAATGAATGACAAACCATTC CCACAGGTAGGACAACTCGACTATCTAATGAGGATATTACCaaattatcatcatttaaGGAAGCCTAATGTGAAATCAATGAAAGTAGAACCGACGGTATAA